One window from the genome of Lutra lutra chromosome X, mLutLut1.2, whole genome shotgun sequence encodes:
- the USP11 gene encoding LOW QUALITY PROTEIN: ubiquitin carboxyl-terminal hydrolase 11 (The sequence of the model RefSeq protein was modified relative to this genomic sequence to represent the inferred CDS: deleted 1 base in 1 codon), whose amino-acid sequence MAVAPWPFGGLCFRFRDQNPEVAVEGPLPISRCGSCKRRRTVMAAVAANVAAAAEDQEPQREAVPGLESQRLQIENGESGRGRPLRAGESWFLVEQHWYKQWEAYVQGGDKDSGTFPGCINNADLFEDQVNWHLKKGLVEGEDYVLLPAAAWHYLVDWYGLEHGQPPIERKVVELPSVQKVEVYPVELLLARHSDMDTTHTAQFSRTDSVDLVLRTAREQFLVNPQEETRLWIKNTEGSFERLCNTRVTVLDAALKTGQVVIMETRNKDGTWPSAQPQAVNTALEEDENFQGQPGICGLTNLGNTCFMNSALQCLSNVPQLTEYFLKNRYLEELNFCNPLGMKGEIAEAYADLVKQAWSGHHRSIVPHVFKTKVGHFASQFLGYQQHDSQELLSFLLDGLHEDLNRVKKKEYVELCDAAGRPDQEVAQEAWQNHKRRNDSVIVDTFHGLFKSTLVCPDCGNVSVTFDPFCYLSVPLPVSHKRVMEVFFVSMDPRRKPEQHRLVVPKKGKISDLCVALAKHTGMSPERMMVADVFSHRFYKIYQLEESLSSILDRDDIFIYEVSGRSAIGENTREDVVLPIYLRERTPARDYNNSYYGLMLFGHPLLVSVPRDRLSWDALYHILLYRLSRYVTRPSSDDEDDGDEKDMEDKDNIPKPGHVAGGSSQDSGPEQAGPSSGVAGGSRAPVDSSPGPSHWPQRARRKHLFTLQTVNSNGTSDRSTFNEDTHAQPYIAIDWEPEMKKRYYDEVEAEGYVKHDCVGYVLKKAPVRLQECIELFTTVETLEKENPWFCPTCKQHQLATKKLDLWMLPETLIIHLKRFSYTKFSREKLDTLVEFPIRDLDFSEFVIKPQNESAPELYKYDLIAVSNHYGGLRDGHYTTFACNKDSGQWHYFDDNSVSPVTENQIESKAAYVLFYQRQDVARRLQPQPGLSDPPASPACGSPPNSEFMDVN is encoded by the exons GTTCCTCGTGGAGCAGCACTGGTACAAACAGTGGGAAGCCTATGTGCAGGGAGGAGACAAGGACTCTGGCACCTTCCCAGGCTGCATCAATAATGCTGACCTCTTTGAAG ACCAGGTAAACTGGCACCTCAAGAAGGGTCTAGTGGAAGGTGAGGATTATGTGCTGCTCCCAGCGGCGGCTTGGCATTACCTGGTCGACTGGTACGGTCTAGAGCATGGCCAGCCACCCATCGAGCGCAAG gttGTGGAGCTACCCAGCGTCCAAAAGGTCGAAGTGTACCCAGTAGAACTGCTGCTGGCCCGGCACAGTGATATGGACACAACCCACACTGCTCAATTCAGCCGTACGGATTCTGTTG ACCTCGTTCTGCGCACCGCCCGAGAGCAGTTTCTGGTGAACCCCCAGGAAGAGACACGGCTGTGGATCAAGAACACCGAGGGCTCTTTTGAGAGATTGTGTAACACACGAGTCACAGTGCTCGACGCTGCCCTCAAGACTGGgcag GTGGTCATCATGGAGACCCGAAACAAGGATGGCACTTGGCCCAGTGCCCAGCCACAGGCCGT GAATACTGCGTTGGAGGAGGATGAGAACTTCCAGGGCCAGCCAGGCATCTGTGGTCTCACCAACCTGGGCAACACGTGCTTCATGAACTCGGCCCTGCAG TGCCTCAGCAATGTGCCACAGCTCACCGAGTACTTCCTCAAAAACCGCTACCTGGAGGAGCTCAACTTCTGCAACCCGCTGGGCATGAAGGGTGAGATCGCCGAGGCCTATGCAGACCTGGTGAAGCAGGCCTGGTCCGGCCACCACCGGTCCATCGTGCCTCATGTGTTCAAG ACCAAGGTTGGCCACTTCGCGTCCCAGTTTCTGGGCTACCAGCAGCATGACTCGCAGGAGCTGCTGTCGTTCCTCCTGGATGGGCTGCATGAGGACCTCAATCGCGTCAAGAAGAAGGAATATGTGGAGTTGTGCGATGCTGCTGGGCGACCAGATCAG GAGGTCGCTCAGGAGGCCTGGCAGAACCACAAACGGCGGAATGATTCTGTGATTGTGGACACTTTCCACGGTCTCTTCAAGTCCACGCTGGTCTGCCCTGACTGTGGCAACGTGTCAGTGACCTTTGACCCCTTCTGCTACCTCAGTGTCCCGCTGCCTGTCAGCCACAAGAGGGTCATGGAGGTCTTCTTCGTCTCCATGGATCCTCGCCGCAAGCCAGAGCAG CACCGGCTCGTGGTCCCCAAGAAGGGCAAGATCTCGGATCTGTGTGTGGCTCTGGCCAAACACACTGGCATGTCGCCTGAGAGG ATGATGGTGGCCGACGTGTTCAGTCACCGCTTCTATAAGATCTACCAGCTGGAGGAGTCTCTGAGCAGCATCTTGGACCGAGATGATATTTTCAT aTACGAGGTGTCAGGCAGGTCTGCTATTGGCGAGAACACCAGGGAGGATGTCGTGCTTCCCATCTACCTGCGGGAGCGCACTCCAGCCCGGGACTACAACAACTCCTACTATGGGCTGATGCTCTTCGGGCACCCTCTCCTGGTGTCGGTGCCCCGCGACCGGCTCTCCTGGGATGCCCTCTATCATATTCTGCTCTACCGCCTGTC GCGCTATGTGACCAGACCCAGCTCGGATGATGAAGACGACGGAGATGAGAAAG ACATGGAGGATAAGGACAACATCCCCAAGCCTGGACATGTGGCTGGGGGCAGCTCCCAGGATTCTGGGCCAGAGCAGGCCGGGCCCAGCTCCGGAGTCGCAGGCGGGAGCCGGGCCCCTGTGGACAGCTCCCCTGGACCATCTCACTGGCCCCAGAGGGCGCGGCGCAAGCACCTGTTCACCCTGCAGACCGTGAACTCCAATGGGACCAGCGACCGCTCGACCTTCAACGAGGATACCCATG CCCAGCCGTATATCGCCATCGACTGGGAACCAGAGATGAAGAAGCGTTACTATGACGAGGTGGAGGCTGAG GGCTACGTGAAACATGACTGTGTTGGGTACGTGCTGAAGAAGGCTCCAGTGCGGCTGCAGGAGTGCATTGAGCTCTTCACCACTGTGGAGACTCTGGAGAAGGAAAATCCCTG GTTTTGCCCCACCTGCAAGCAGCACCAGCTGGCCACCAAGAAGCTGGACCTGTGGATGCTCCCTGAGACACTCATCATCCACCTGAAGCGCTTTTCCTACACCAAATTCTCCCGGGAGAAGCTGGACACCCTTGTGGAGTTTCCTATCCG GGACCTGGACTTCTCTGAGTTTGTCATCAAGCCGCAGAACGAGTCGGCGCCAGAGCTGTACAAATACGATCTCATCGCAGTTTCCAACCATTACGGGGGCCTGCGTGACGGACACT ACACGACATTTGCCTGCAACAAGGACAGTGGCCAATGGCACTACTTCGATGACAACAGCGTCTCACCTGTAACTGAGAACCAGATCGAG TCCAAGGCGGCCTACGTCCTCTTCTACCAACGCCAGGATGTGGCACGTCGCCTGCAACCCCAGCCCGGCTTATCTGACCCCCCAGCGTCCCCTGCCTGCGGTTCCCCGCCCAACTCTGAGTTCATGGATGTAAACTGA